A genomic region of Oryza glaberrima chromosome 1, OglaRS2, whole genome shotgun sequence contains the following coding sequences:
- the LOC127769343 gene encoding putative disease resistance RPP13-like protein 1: MASSILSTLAGFLAKVYTSVQVPSCSSCDPKKLPATASEFDEMKVILCRIRAVLADADRREIEDLHVNMWLYELRQVAYDLEDIIDELSYKTVQPEAETNTHEHADLKRKFEVLDTVNSPVHDHEESLDTDMLDKISKVRNRLKSINSFRESLSLREGDGRIRVSTTSNMRASSSLASETGTFGRDGEKNKLLDSLLNNDNGTDNNLQVFSIVAMGGMGKTTLAKLIYNDEQVKDHFQIRAWAWVSEVYDVTRTTKAIIESITREACGLTELEALQNKLQHIVSGKRFLIVLDDIWIINLLQWDELRQPLDHGGRGSCIVTTTRNQNVAQIMSRLPQVNLDGLNLAASWALFCHCIRQGCHSLKLSETLETIGRGIVEKCSGVPLTIRVIGGLLSSETNEETWNEILTSDIWNLTEGKNWVLDVLKVSYVHLPAEIKPCFLYCALFPRGHMFDKENIVRMWVAHGYLQATHSDRMESLGHKYISELVARSFFQQQHAGGLGYYFTMHDLIHDLAKSLVIRDQNQEQELQDLPSIISPRVDIIGSKYDRHFSAFLWAKALETPLIVRSSRGRNQESLRSLLLCLEGRNDDFLQVNSTGNSIMLHFERDFFTKPHMRFLRVLELGSCRLSELPHSVGNLKQLRYLGLSCTDVVRLPQAVCSLHNLQTLDLRCCRFLVELPKDIGQLQNLRHLDYNVLGRNDSTIPVCKFKSLPEGIGKLTKLQTLPVFIVHFTPMTAGVAELKDLNNLHGPLRISPLEHINWERTCEARVADLIKKVHVTRLCLRWNSHIRYVDNSKPQEKSLEEFDREVLDSLEPHNKIQWIEIEKYMGCSYPKWVGHPSFNRLETVIISDFSSDSLPPLGQLPHLRHLEVREMRHVRTIGSEFYGDGAALQRFPALQTLLFDEMIAWNEWQRAKGQQDFPCLQELAISNCLSLNSLSLYNMVALKRLTVKGCQDLEAIKGLEECWVSINHSQINCTDTSGYSEIVDGNGSECPNSTLPARLEVIQIYDCMSLPNSSLQQAIGITRVFRQRSNSDMVYPDQKEVDESIVLII, translated from the exons ATGGCGTCCTCGATCCTGTCCACTCTTGCTGGCTTTTTGGCCAAAGTATATACTTCAGTCCAAGTACCATCTTGCTCTTCTTGTGATCCTAAAAAATTACCAGCTACTGCATCTGAATTCGATGAGATGAAGGTCATACTTTGTAGAATTCGAGCTGTGCTAGCTGATGCGGATCGGAGGGAGATAGAAGATCTGCATGTGAATATGTGGCTATATGAGCTCAGGCAAGTCGCATACGATTTGGAGGATATCATCGATGAGTTGTCCTACAAGACAGTCCAGCCTGAAGCAGAGACGAACACCCATGAACATGCTGATCTCAAAAGGAAGTTTGAGGTACTTGATACTGTAAATTCTCCAGTGCATGATCATGAAGAATCCCTAGATACAGATATGCTTGACAAAATCAGCAAGGTCAGAAATAGACTTAAATCCATTAACAGTTTTCGTGAAAGCCTCTCGCTGCGAGAGGGCGATGGGAGAATCAGAGTAAGCACCACCAGCAATATGCGTGCTTCGAGTTCTCTAGCTAGTGAGACAGGGACCTTTGGAAGAGATGGAGAGAAAAATAAGTTACTTGACAGCCTTCTGAATAATGACAATGGTACTGACAACAACTTACAGGTGTTCTCCATAGTGGCAATGGGAGGCATGGGGAAAACTACACTAGCAAAGCTCATCTACAACGATGAACAGGTGAAAGACCACTTTCAGATAAGAGCTTGGGCTTGGGTATCAGAAGTTTATGATGTGACAAGGACAACGAAAGCCATTATCGAATCTATTACCAGAGAAGCTTGTGGTCTGACTGAGCTGGAAGCGCTTCAGAATAAGCTACAGCAtattgtttcaggaaagagatTTTTGATCGTCCTTGATGATATATGGATTATAAATTTGCTCCAGTGGGATGAATTGCGGCAGCCTCTAGACCATGGAGGTAGAGGAAGCTGTATTGTGACAACCACAAGGAATCAAAACGTTGCACAGATCATGAGCAGGTTGCCACAAGTTAATTTGGATGGCCTGAATCTTGCAGCAAGTTGGGCATTGTTCTGCCACTGCATTAGGCAAGGATGCCATTCTCTCAAGCTCTCTGAAACTCTTGAGACCATTGGTAGAGGTATAGTTGAGAAATGCAGCGGTGTTCCTCTGACGATAAGGGTGATTGGAGGCCTACTTTCTTCTGAAACCAACGAGGAAACATGGAATGAAATCCTTACCTCTGATATTTGGAACTTGACCGAGGGGAAGAACTGGGTTCTTGATGTATTGAAGGTGAGCTATGTTCACTTACCAGCTGAGATAAAACCATGTTTTCTCTATTGTGCACTGTTTCCCAGAGGGCACATGTTTGATAAGGAAAATATTGTGAGGATGTGGGTTGCCCATGGATATCTACAGGCAACACACTCAGATCGGATGGAATCATTAGGCCATAAATACATCTCTGAACTAGTTGCAAGATCATTCTTTCAGCAACAGCATGCTGGAGGTCTTGGCTACTATTTCACAATGCATGACCTTATCCATGACCTGGCAAAGTCACTTGTAATaagggatcaaaatcaagaACAGGAGCTCCAGGATCTACCAAGCATCATCAGTCCAAGGGTTGACATCATCGGAAGCAAATATGACCGGCACTTTTCAGCCTTCCTCTGGGCCAAAGCACTGGAGACTCCTTTAATAGTACGGTCAAGCAGAGGACGAAATCAAGAATCATTGCGATCACTGTTGTTATGCTTAGAGGGTAGAAATGATGATTTCTTACAGGTAAACTCCACTGGTAATTCTATCATGTTGCACTTTGAAAGGGATTTCTTCACAAAACCTCATATGCGCTTTCTACGAGTGCTGGAACTTGGCAGCTGCAGGCTATCTGAACTGCCCCACTCTGTTGGTAACTTGAAGCAACTAAGATACCTTGGTCTTTCTTGCACAGATGTTGTAAGATTACCTCAGGCGGTATGTAGCCTCCACAATCTGCAAACACTTGACCTGAGATGCTGCAGGTTCCTAGTTGAGCTTCCCAAAGATATAGGACAATTACAAAATTTGCGGCATCTTGATTATAATGTCTTAGGAAGAAATGATTCTACAATACCAGTCTGCAAGTTCAAAAGTTTACCTGAGGGCATAGGAAAGTTGACTAAACTGCAAACACTCCCTGTTTTCATTGTGCACTTCACTCCAATGACAGCAGGAGTGGCAGAACTCAAAGACCTGAACAATCTGCATGGGCCACTGAGGATTTCGCCCCTTGAGCATATTAATTGGGAGCGCACTTGTGAAGCAAGAGTTGCGGACCTGATAAAAAAAGTGCATGTTACACGATTGTGTTTGCGGTGGAACAGCCACATACGCTATGTTGATAACTCTAAACCACAAGAGAAATCCTTGGAAGAATTTGACAGGGAAGTACTTGACAGCCTTGAACCTCATAATAAAATCCAATGGATTGAAATTGAGAAGTACATGGGCTGCAGTTATCCCAAGTGGGTTGGACATCCCTCCTTTAACCGACTAGAGACAGTAATCATCAGTGATTTTTCGTCTGATTCTCTTCCACCATTAGGACAACTTCCACACCTTAGGCATCTTGAAGTCAGGGAGATGAGACATGTAAGAACTATAGGAAGTGAATTCTATGGTGATGGGGCAGCACTACAACGATTCCCAGCTCTTCAGACATTGCTGTTTGATGAGATGATAGCGTGGAATGAGTGGCAGCGTGCTAAAGGCCAACAGGATTTCCCTTGCCTCCAGGAGCTTGCCATCTCCAATTGTCTTAGCTTGAACTCTCTATCACTGTACAATATGGTAGCTTTGAAGAGGCTTACCGTCAAGGGTTGTCAAGATCTTGAGGCAATAAAAGGCCTAGAAGAATGTTGGGTGTCAATAAATCATAGTCAAATCAACTGTACAGATACTTCAGGATATAGTGAAATTGTGGATGGAAATGGGTCAGAATGCCCCAACTCAACTCTACCAGCGAGACTTGAGGTCATACAGATTTACGATTGCATGTCACTCCCAAATTCAAGCCTTCAACAAGCAATAGGGATTACGAGGGTTTTCCGACAAAG GTCAAACTCAGACATGGTTTACCCTGATCAGAAGGAAGTTGATGAGAGCATTGTTCTGATCATATAG